One genomic segment of Ferrimonas sp. YFM includes these proteins:
- the ompV gene encoding outer membrane protein OmpV, producing MKQIALLITAALISGQALADGNTYIRNGNIYSHEGSFFAGAGVATGSKFYKGQDHQSGIYLNGGYHGEDFNADLGGINYRFYGDNDSQLNFSVFAVATPGFDSGDADILKGMEDRDWGAELGLNADVHFAQGTLSTKFQHDVTGTHKGYQADLTYFHPLALGFGDLVPFAGVHYASKDYVDYYAGVKASEATPARRAYKADDEFSYHAGYQLVVPVSKHLDIVHGAAYTRLGNEFGDSPLVDSKNQWVTTLGMTYTF from the coding sequence ATGAAACAGATTGCACTGCTCATCACCGCCGCCCTGATCTCCGGCCAGGCCCTGGCTGACGGCAACACCTACATCCGCAACGGTAACATCTACAGCCATGAAGGCAGCTTCTTCGCCGGCGCCGGCGTCGCCACCGGCAGCAAGTTCTACAAAGGCCAGGATCATCAGAGTGGCATCTACCTCAATGGTGGCTACCACGGTGAGGATTTCAACGCCGATCTGGGCGGCATCAACTACCGCTTCTACGGCGACAATGATAGCCAACTGAACTTCAGCGTGTTTGCCGTGGCCACACCGGGCTTCGACTCCGGGGACGCCGACATTTTAAAAGGGATGGAGGACAGGGACTGGGGTGCGGAGCTGGGGCTCAACGCCGATGTCCACTTCGCCCAGGGCACCCTGTCCACCAAGTTCCAGCACGACGTCACCGGCACCCACAAGGGGTATCAGGCCGATCTCACCTACTTCCATCCTTTGGCGCTGGGCTTCGGCGACTTGGTGCCCTTTGCCGGCGTGCACTACGCCAGTAAGGACTACGTCGACTATTACGCCGGGGTAAAAGCCTCTGAGGCAACACCCGCACGCCGTGCCTATAAGGCCGACGACGAATTCAGCTACCACGCCGGTTACCAGCTGGTGGTGCCCGTCAGCAAACACCTGGACATCGTCCACGGCGCCGCCTACACCCGCCTGGGCAATGAGTTTGGCGACTCCCCTCTGGTGGACAGCAAGAACCAGTGGGTGACCACCCTGGGCATGACCTACACCTTCTAA
- a CDS encoding response regulator transcription factor has protein sequence MSTEWTKVAKAKILIVEDDTEIARLTAMYLQAEQYETRVVDRGDEALTAIREFQPDLMVLDLMLPGMSGIDVCRAAREFFQRPIMVLTACDDEFSEISLLKIGADDYLTKPVKPHLLAARIEALLRRWQPQGQECLEVGPITVNRRRQKVSLNHQEVDLAESEYKMLLLLAESAGQVVTREECCRALRGIDYDGYDRSVDMRISGLRKKLGDAKAPYRLILTVRNRGYMLVNE, from the coding sequence TTGTCGACTGAGTGGACCAAGGTGGCCAAAGCCAAAATTTTGATCGTCGAGGACGATACTGAAATCGCCCGACTCACCGCCATGTACCTGCAAGCTGAGCAGTATGAAACCCGTGTCGTAGACAGGGGTGACGAGGCTCTGACCGCCATCCGTGAGTTTCAGCCAGACCTGATGGTGCTGGATCTGATGCTTCCTGGGATGAGCGGCATCGATGTCTGCCGAGCCGCCAGGGAGTTCTTCCAGCGGCCCATCATGGTACTGACCGCTTGCGACGATGAGTTCAGCGAAATCAGCCTGCTGAAGATCGGTGCCGACGACTACCTGACCAAGCCGGTAAAGCCCCACCTGTTGGCAGCCCGCATCGAAGCCCTGTTACGACGCTGGCAACCCCAAGGCCAGGAGTGCCTGGAGGTCGGTCCCATCACCGTCAACCGTCGCCGCCAGAAAGTCAGCCTCAATCATCAGGAGGTGGACCTGGCCGAGTCCGAGTACAAGATGCTGTTGCTGCTCGCCGAGAGTGCCGGCCAGGTAGTCACCCGAGAGGAGTGCTGCCGCGCCCTGAGAGGCATCGACTACGATGGCTATGACCGCTCTGTGGACATGCGCATCTCAGGCCTGAGGAAAAAGTTAGGGGATGCCAAGGCGCCCTACCGACTGATCCTTACCGTCCGCAACCGTGGCTACATGCTGGTCAATGAATAA
- a CDS encoding MipA/OmpV family protein, with the protein MDLNRALRGTAAGLLALSWGAQAGDIAESVSGGAAHSGDGGYFEIGAAVSYLGSSGDLRYEDENSLQPSLLISGVYQYGGLFAEMIHQSQDGINLGFNFWNSENWSLDLLAANLLGSVSRIDGVDPSQLNEMERNYYLLSEEDSLYIGAGLRATRYWDNQYVLQMRLVHDYYDDQGMYGSVRLGKSWQVRNWNFHMLGSMEYSSATLNRHLYGVSKEEATNLFPEYQPDASLSFGVELGVAYPISQSLVFRGFYRFWSLPGEISDSPFVTDDHRSVASVSISYVF; encoded by the coding sequence ATGGACCTGAACAGAGCATTGCGGGGGACCGCCGCCGGCTTGCTGGCGCTCTCCTGGGGCGCCCAGGCGGGAGACATCGCTGAAAGTGTCAGTGGTGGTGCTGCTCACAGTGGTGACGGTGGCTACTTTGAAATAGGGGCGGCGGTCAGTTACCTGGGCTCCAGCGGAGACCTTCGTTACGAGGATGAGAACAGCTTGCAGCCATCGCTGCTGATCAGCGGCGTTTATCAGTATGGCGGCCTGTTCGCCGAGATGATTCACCAGTCCCAGGATGGCATCAACCTGGGGTTCAATTTCTGGAACTCGGAAAACTGGTCGTTGGATCTGCTGGCGGCCAACCTGCTGGGCTCCGTCAGTCGTATCGACGGGGTCGACCCGTCCCAGCTCAATGAGATGGAGCGCAACTACTACCTGCTCTCGGAAGAGGACTCCCTCTACATCGGCGCCGGTCTGCGGGCCACCCGTTACTGGGACAATCAGTACGTGCTGCAGATGAGGCTGGTCCACGACTATTACGACGATCAGGGGATGTATGGCTCGGTACGCCTGGGCAAGTCCTGGCAGGTCAGGAACTGGAACTTCCACATGCTGGGCAGCATGGAGTACAGCTCCGCTACCCTCAACCGCCACCTCTACGGGGTGAGCAAGGAGGAGGCCACCAACCTGTTTCCCGAGTACCAACCTGATGCGTCGCTCTCCTTTGGCGTGGAGCTTGGGGTGGCCTACCCCATCAGCCAGAGTCTGGTGTTTCGCGGCTTCTACCGTTTCTGGTCTCTCCCCGGAGAGATCAGTGACAGTCCCTTCGTCACCGATGATCACCGCTCCGTGGCGAGCGTGTCCATCAGCTACGTGTTTTAG
- a CDS encoding response regulator: protein MMSNKHILVVEDDLSLAEWISDYLIEHGYSVSVASQGDYALTMIAEETPDLVLLDVMMPVKDGFEVCREARAFYRGPVLFMTACSEEGDEILGLDVGADDYLTKPVRPKVLLARIKALLRRTTDAPPKEQLHFGELEMDAVAKSVTVSGQKVELNDNEFDLLWLLANRAGTVVTREELTQTLRGIEYDGLDRSIDIRASRLRRKLQEAPPQPYVIKTVRGKGYLFCQEQEG from the coding sequence CTGATGAGCAACAAGCATATCCTGGTGGTGGAGGACGATCTCTCCCTGGCGGAGTGGATCAGCGACTACCTGATTGAACACGGTTACAGCGTGTCGGTGGCCAGCCAGGGCGATTACGCCCTGACCATGATCGCCGAGGAGACCCCGGACCTGGTGCTGCTCGATGTGATGATGCCGGTCAAGGACGGCTTCGAGGTGTGTCGCGAGGCTCGAGCCTTCTATCGGGGGCCGGTGCTGTTTATGACCGCCTGCAGCGAGGAGGGGGATGAGATCCTGGGCCTGGATGTGGGGGCCGATGATTACCTGACCAAGCCGGTGCGGCCCAAGGTGCTGCTGGCCCGAATCAAGGCGCTGTTGCGCCGCACCACGGATGCGCCGCCCAAGGAGCAGCTTCATTTTGGCGAACTGGAGATGGATGCGGTAGCCAAGTCGGTGACGGTATCCGGTCAGAAGGTGGAGCTGAACGACAATGAGTTTGACCTGCTGTGGCTGCTGGCCAACCGGGCGGGCACCGTGGTCACCCGGGAGGAACTGACCCAGACCCTTCGTGGCATCGAGTATGACGGCCTGGATCGCTCCATCGACATTCGTGCTTCCAGGCTGAGACGCAAACTGCAGGAGGCGCCGCCTCAACCCTACGTGATCAAGACGGTTCGGGGTAAGGGGTATCTGTTCTGTCAGGAGCAGGAGGGCTGA
- a CDS encoding HAMP domain-containing sensor histidine kinase, which translates to MNELLLFNVYLFYGLVFFTIGCVISFRNLKFSKLTIASALPALALFGFMHAFHEWSEMFLKLTDNEFGSLWGIQVELLRITKLLISFLALVGFAWQMLEILAAPQRRWLRYLVPGLLLVYLSATLVHLAIFPAEHSLALSVNLTRWIFGLAGGSLAGAAMIYYSRELSATHHQGAQAFAYCGLALIAYALAAGVLSSDWGIWVPIVRMLCAAGLLLGLVQALKLFDQEYLQLVEEQQRRIMRSEKLRAMGELASGIAHEIKTPLSYATLSCDLLERQLDEAPEPRRQLDRIRHGLHRASHISQEVLHFARQHSEPSRVNLQQITESALDLMQHRLKGFKLKCAFEGDLFVDGDPVKLEEVVINLVNNAMDASEPGGVLSLTLQQHGDRVRFALRDHGSGIHAEQLHQAMSPFFTTKPQGQGTGLGLAICQQIVQQHQGELVLANKAPGLEASFTLPRSAP; encoded by the coding sequence ATGAATGAGCTGCTCCTGTTCAATGTCTATCTGTTTTACGGTCTGGTGTTTTTCACCATTGGCTGCGTCATCAGCTTCCGTAATCTCAAGTTCAGCAAGCTCACCATCGCCTCGGCCCTGCCTGCCCTGGCCTTGTTCGGCTTCATGCACGCCTTCCACGAATGGTCCGAGATGTTCCTCAAGCTCACCGACAATGAGTTTGGTTCGCTGTGGGGCATCCAGGTGGAGCTGCTGCGCATCACCAAGTTGCTGATCTCCTTCCTGGCCCTGGTGGGCTTTGCCTGGCAGATGCTGGAGATCCTGGCCGCCCCCCAGAGGCGCTGGCTGCGCTATCTGGTACCGGGCCTGCTGCTGGTGTACCTGAGCGCCACCCTGGTGCACCTGGCCATCTTCCCCGCGGAGCACTCTTTGGCCCTGTCGGTCAACCTGACCCGTTGGATCTTTGGCCTGGCGGGAGGCTCCCTGGCAGGGGCTGCGATGATCTACTATTCCCGGGAACTGTCCGCCACCCATCATCAGGGGGCTCAGGCATTCGCCTACTGCGGTCTGGCCCTGATCGCCTATGCCCTGGCCGCCGGGGTGCTCTCCAGTGACTGGGGAATCTGGGTCCCCATAGTGCGCATGCTCTGCGCCGCCGGGTTGCTGTTGGGGCTGGTTCAGGCCCTGAAGCTGTTCGATCAGGAGTATCTGCAACTGGTGGAGGAGCAGCAACGACGCATCATGCGCAGCGAAAAGCTGCGGGCCATGGGTGAGCTGGCCTCCGGCATTGCCCATGAAATTAAGACCCCCCTGAGCTACGCCACCCTCAGTTGCGACCTGTTGGAACGGCAACTGGATGAGGCACCCGAGCCCAGGCGCCAACTGGACCGCATCCGCCATGGTTTGCATAGGGCCAGCCACATCAGCCAGGAGGTGCTGCACTTCGCCCGCCAGCACAGCGAGCCCAGCCGGGTGAACCTGCAGCAGATCACCGAGTCGGCCCTGGATCTGATGCAGCACAGGCTCAAGGGGTTCAAGCTCAAGTGCGCCTTTGAGGGGGATCTGTTCGTCGATGGCGACCCGGTCAAGCTGGAAGAGGTAGTGATTAATCTGGTGAACAACGCCATGGACGCCAGTGAGCCGGGCGGTGTCCTGTCATTGACCCTGCAGCAGCACGGCGACAGGGTGCGTTTTGCGCTGAGAGACCATGGCAGCGGCATCCATGCCGAGCAGCTGCATCAGGCGATGAGCCCCTTCTTCACCACCAAACCCCAGGGCCAGGGAACCGGCCTGGGTCTGGCGATCTGCCAGCAGATTGTCCAGCAGCATCAGGGTGAACTGGTGCTGGCCAACAAAGCCCCTGGCCTGGAGGCCAGCTTCACTCTGCCAAGGAGCGCCCCGTGA
- a CDS encoding ATP-binding protein yields the protein MKRLALSLMLVVLVAIAGLGWSISELASVYSEAETQPNAATQLAAVQRLGESLARTLDEEQESEPLIRSWNRHNPEQLALSDLRAFVLPPSLRPGFLAGEPLVLESEEGISLHYHLPLTQRVLSISTGLQFPEQQSGINQLFTVMFYAGVVLILLVWVSPLIRSLINLSRVAQAFGMGQLEQRVSSGRVSYIRPIENEFNHMAERIQQLLEDNKLLSRAVSHDLKTPIARLRFGIEALEEVQSEAQRQRYLQRLRRDLDAMEELVAILLQYARLDEANITPNWQSLDLAELVGRALEHQQSDDMTLVLDTPEALPQVRADPQYLGMQVNNLVSNALRFGQSRVELSLRQEGDRVWLHVEDDGEGIDDSEAEQVLKPFVRGRQSRGNAGHGMGLAIVARIAQWMDTRLTVGRSKTLGGAKLSLGLKQAP from the coding sequence ATGAAGCGTCTGGCCCTGTCGCTGATGCTGGTGGTGTTGGTGGCCATCGCCGGTCTCGGCTGGTCCATCAGTGAGCTGGCCTCGGTCTACTCTGAGGCAGAGACTCAGCCCAATGCCGCCACCCAGCTGGCGGCGGTGCAGCGCCTGGGAGAGTCTTTGGCGCGGACCCTGGACGAGGAGCAGGAGTCCGAGCCGCTGATTCGCAGCTGGAACCGGCATAACCCGGAGCAGCTGGCCCTGTCCGATCTGCGCGCCTTTGTGCTGCCCCCCAGCCTGAGGCCGGGCTTTCTCGCCGGTGAGCCCCTGGTGCTGGAGTCGGAGGAGGGGATCTCCCTCCACTACCATCTGCCTTTGACACAGAGGGTGCTCAGCATCAGCACAGGCCTTCAGTTTCCCGAACAGCAGAGCGGCATCAATCAGCTCTTTACCGTGATGTTCTACGCCGGGGTGGTGTTGATACTGCTGGTCTGGGTGTCGCCGCTGATCCGCAGCCTGATCAACCTCAGCCGGGTGGCCCAGGCGTTTGGCATGGGCCAGCTGGAGCAGCGGGTAAGCTCGGGCAGGGTCTCCTACATTCGGCCCATCGAGAACGAGTTCAACCATATGGCGGAGCGGATTCAGCAACTGCTTGAGGACAACAAGCTGCTGAGCCGGGCGGTGTCCCACGATCTGAAAACCCCCATCGCCAGGTTGAGGTTCGGCATCGAGGCCCTAGAGGAGGTGCAGAGTGAAGCTCAGCGACAGCGCTATCTGCAGCGGCTCCGCCGGGATCTGGATGCCATGGAGGAGCTGGTGGCGATCCTGCTGCAGTATGCCCGCCTGGATGAGGCCAACATCACCCCCAATTGGCAGTCTCTGGACCTGGCTGAACTGGTGGGCCGTGCCCTGGAGCATCAGCAGAGTGATGACATGACTCTGGTACTCGACACCCCTGAGGCTCTGCCTCAGGTGAGGGCGGACCCCCAATATCTGGGGATGCAGGTCAACAATCTGGTGAGCAATGCCTTGAGATTCGGCCAAAGCCGGGTCGAGCTGTCCCTTAGGCAGGAAGGCGACCGGGTGTGGCTCCATGTGGAGGACGACGGGGAGGGGATCGATGACAGCGAGGCGGAGCAGGTGCTCAAGCCCTTTGTCCGTGGGCGGCAGAGCCGGGGCAACGCCGGCCACGGCATGGGCCTGGCTATCGTCGCCCGCATCGCCCAGTGGATGGATACCCGGTTGACCGTCGGCCGTTCTAAAACCCTGGGAGGGGCAAAGCTCTCCCTGGGATTGAAGCAGGCGCCCTAG
- a CDS encoding Ig-like domain-containing protein: MKTHTKLLASLIAATLLTACGSDDNNNDTVLPDPNTPPVAVDLDAATTSATAIMIDALASASDADGDTLTLSSAIATHGNAEVKDGQIKYDPAGYVGDDVIDYKVSDGSDETAAKILVTVTEEVIELTYVGSETCGGCHKGKFESHQNHGHNFKISKIEGEMPTFPYTDVSGALEMVQDGATPRNTLGVPESYQDVTYTTGGYWKKIRWFDKNGHIVTGADVQYNLYGSGDQQLSDYKNDEHYDDLVYNCGNCHNTGWKPYDETLNPHRQDDLAGMGGTFALAAVQCEACHGAGSEHIKAPSAENITKVAKPRSSELLQSDTMGFGAPMHCSECHTRDGDRNHSNGYVNKFHAAFPDSDLPETAGRIDAKGGLTRHHQTYDEFFGIDPETGEATNPHYLAGLDCVSCHDPHKSTVNMAESGAKLSVCSDCHGEKEFKDGLTLHATMAECTTCHMPEVVKNATSITTNGGVTFGDEMMHVVTIDLYNEKPQITEDNKMNPFLKDAWACGECHAEGSKLQSLTDNYGGKIHK, from the coding sequence ATGAAAACCCACACCAAACTGCTGGCGTCCCTTATCGCCGCAACCCTGCTGACCGCTTGCGGCAGCGACGACAACAACAACGATACCGTCCTTCCAGACCCAAATACGCCGCCGGTTGCGGTGGACCTGGATGCCGCCACCACCAGCGCCACTGCCATCATGATCGATGCCCTGGCCTCCGCCAGCGACGCTGATGGTGACACCCTGACACTGAGCTCCGCCATCGCCACCCACGGCAACGCCGAAGTGAAAGATGGCCAGATCAAATACGACCCTGCCGGTTACGTGGGTGACGATGTCATCGATTACAAGGTCAGCGACGGAAGTGATGAGACCGCCGCCAAGATCCTGGTAACCGTAACCGAAGAGGTGATTGAGCTGACCTACGTAGGTTCAGAGACCTGCGGTGGGTGTCACAAGGGCAAATTTGAGAGCCACCAGAACCACGGCCACAACTTCAAGATCTCCAAGATTGAAGGCGAGATGCCCACCTTCCCCTACACCGACGTATCCGGTGCACTGGAGATGGTTCAGGATGGCGCGACCCCACGCAACACCCTGGGTGTGCCGGAGTCCTATCAGGATGTCACCTACACCACGGGCGGTTACTGGAAGAAGATTCGTTGGTTCGATAAGAACGGCCACATCGTGACCGGTGCCGACGTACAGTACAACCTGTATGGTTCCGGCGACCAGCAGCTCAGCGATTACAAGAACGATGAGCACTACGATGATCTGGTCTACAACTGCGGTAACTGCCACAACACCGGCTGGAAGCCCTATGATGAGACTCTGAACCCTCACCGTCAGGATGACCTGGCCGGCATGGGCGGCACCTTTGCCCTGGCCGCAGTACAGTGTGAGGCGTGCCACGGCGCTGGTTCCGAACACATCAAGGCGCCTTCTGCCGAGAACATCACCAAAGTCGCCAAGCCTCGCAGCTCCGAGCTGCTGCAAAGCGACACCATGGGCTTTGGTGCACCGATGCACTGCAGTGAGTGCCATACCCGTGACGGTGACCGTAACCACAGCAATGGCTACGTCAACAAGTTCCACGCCGCCTTCCCTGACAGTGACCTGCCTGAAACCGCTGGACGCATCGACGCCAAGGGTGGCCTGACCCGTCATCACCAGACCTACGATGAGTTCTTCGGTATCGATCCTGAAACCGGTGAAGCCACCAACCCGCACTACCTGGCTGGCCTGGACTGCGTGAGCTGTCACGACCCGCACAAGTCCACCGTCAACATGGCTGAATCCGGCGCCAAGCTGTCTGTCTGCAGCGATTGTCACGGCGAAAAGGAGTTCAAGGACGGTCTGACCCTGCACGCCACCATGGCAGAGTGCACCACCTGTCACATGCCTGAAGTGGTGAAGAACGCCACCAGCATCACCACCAACGGCGGTGTGACCTTCGGCGACGAGATGATGCACGTGGTGACCATCGACCTGTACAACGAGAAGCCTCAGATCACCGAAGACAACAAGATGAATCCCTTCCTGAAGGACGCCTGGGCCTGCGGTGAATGCCACGCCGAAGGCAGCAAGCTGCAGAGCCTGACGGACAACTACGGAGGCAAGATCCACAAGTAA
- a CDS encoding DUF3019 domain-containing protein, protein MLMPLSALGMDSPVQFTATPERCIALHKGQLCYQDVEFNWQTPESGRFCLMQARDRQQLLCWTGRSRQNYLFSFEGDKTTRFSLIREGEPVPLAEVKVEVTWVYKAPRQSRSGWRLF, encoded by the coding sequence ATGCTGATGCCCCTGAGTGCCCTGGGCATGGACAGCCCGGTGCAGTTCACTGCCACCCCTGAGCGCTGCATCGCACTGCACAAGGGCCAGCTCTGCTACCAGGACGTGGAGTTTAACTGGCAGACCCCGGAGAGCGGTCGCTTTTGTCTGATGCAGGCGCGGGACAGACAGCAGTTGCTGTGCTGGACCGGGCGCAGTCGCCAGAACTACCTGTTCAGTTTCGAAGGGGACAAGACCACCCGATTCAGCCTGATCCGGGAGGGGGAACCTGTGCCCCTGGCCGAGGTGAAGGTGGAGGTGACCTGGGTCTATAAGGCGCCAAGGCAGAGCCGTTCAGGCTGGAGGCTGTTCTGA
- a CDS encoding ATP-binding protein codes for MNKLIPPLFTRIYVGMVLALVGSVFLTSSFSDSWYEETEVQDFYADTFAMVTFFRKSWQMQSISAEEYINAIDLSMSPWDTKWLEGLDTPACEDCKLMASFDDSEVYQLEEFRYLATFPMPEQGGVLVMYDKDFAVFEEDLRGILEEDPEAASSQLLYDSEFRDLDEDLLTIVEEDPDVASTLLLFGLMLSAFGAVIYLPARQLQRQIQKLSATQAQFGQGQLNARADVPRSEPVRQLSSGFNKMADAISRSVEESRVLAQAVPHELRTPLSRIQLANGLLRKQCDKPEQVELLDDIDNYIEDMDQLTHQVLTLFRLNSPDKGNCSQQPDVDLAEILDQRLKWFQQTGTLPVRAYIPSLPAQGVNPTCFRLLLDNLMSNAQRYGHSQVRLSAEATPQGTRLHVEEDGEGIPEADRELIFIPFSRLDSSRTQATGGLGLGLAIAQAAAHRLGAHLSVSDSELGGAKFTIVFKEQTGA; via the coding sequence ATGAATAAACTCATCCCCCCGCTGTTCACCCGCATCTATGTGGGTATGGTGCTGGCCCTGGTAGGCAGCGTTTTCCTGACCTCCAGCTTCAGCGACTCCTGGTATGAGGAGACCGAGGTCCAGGACTTCTATGCCGACACCTTCGCCATGGTCACCTTCTTCCGTAAAAGTTGGCAAATGCAGTCGATCTCCGCCGAAGAGTACATCAACGCCATCGATCTGAGCATGTCTCCCTGGGACACCAAGTGGTTGGAGGGTCTGGATACCCCGGCCTGCGAAGACTGCAAACTGATGGCCAGCTTCGACGACAGTGAGGTCTACCAGCTGGAGGAGTTTCGCTATCTCGCCACCTTCCCTATGCCAGAGCAGGGGGGAGTACTGGTGATGTACGACAAGGACTTTGCCGTCTTTGAAGAGGACCTCAGAGGCATTCTGGAGGAGGATCCGGAAGCGGCCAGCTCACAGCTGCTGTACGACTCTGAATTCCGGGATCTGGACGAGGACCTGCTGACCATTGTCGAGGAGGACCCGGATGTTGCCAGCACCCTGCTGCTCTTTGGTCTGATGCTGTCCGCCTTTGGCGCGGTGATCTACCTTCCCGCCCGCCAGCTACAGCGACAGATTCAAAAACTCAGCGCCACCCAAGCCCAGTTCGGTCAGGGACAGCTGAACGCCAGGGCCGATGTGCCCCGCTCCGAGCCGGTTCGCCAGTTGAGCAGCGGCTTCAACAAGATGGCCGATGCCATCTCCCGCTCCGTCGAAGAGAGCCGGGTACTGGCCCAGGCGGTCCCCCATGAACTGCGCACCCCCCTAAGCCGAATTCAGCTGGCCAATGGCCTGCTGCGCAAGCAGTGCGATAAGCCTGAGCAGGTGGAGCTGCTGGACGACATCGACAACTACATCGAGGACATGGATCAGCTGACCCATCAGGTGCTGACCCTGTTCCGGCTGAACTCTCCGGACAAAGGCAACTGCAGCCAGCAGCCCGATGTGGACCTGGCGGAAATCCTGGATCAGCGTCTGAAATGGTTCCAGCAAACCGGCACTCTGCCGGTAAGAGCCTACATCCCCAGCCTGCCCGCTCAGGGAGTGAACCCCACCTGCTTCCGGCTGCTGCTGGATAATCTGATGAGCAACGCCCAGCGCTATGGTCACAGCCAGGTGCGCCTCAGTGCCGAAGCCACCCCTCAAGGCACCCGCCTTCATGTGGAGGAGGATGGCGAAGGGATCCCGGAAGCGGACCGGGAGCTGATTTTCATCCCCTTCTCCCGGCTGGACAGCAGCCGTACCCAGGCCACAGGCGGACTCGGTCTCGGCCTGGCCATCGCCCAAGCCGCCGCCCACAGACTGGGGGCCCACCTGTCCGTCAGTGACAGCGAACTGGGGGGCGCCAAGTTCACCATCGTTTTTAAGGAGCAAACCGGTGCTTAG
- a CDS encoding response regulator, producing MTLTILLAEDDLELNDTITEVLQSEGCDVYACHSAEQALDLAEQRKFDIALFDLVMPGMTGVEAIAALKRLQPGISVVITTAFATVDTAVDAMKKGADDFITKPFNLTTLITTLRRVQAQKQPAMALEDEDANKVFSALSNPMRRAVLQQLARHKKLRFMDLCRLAGVENHTQFNFHLRQLRQSGLVEQNASKVYFLTTQGQQMVALLSSSSD from the coding sequence GTGACCCTGACCATTTTGCTTGCGGAAGATGACCTGGAACTCAACGACACCATCACCGAGGTCCTGCAGTCGGAAGGGTGCGACGTCTACGCCTGCCACAGCGCCGAACAGGCGTTGGATCTGGCCGAGCAGCGCAAGTTCGACATCGCCCTGTTTGATCTGGTGATGCCCGGCATGACCGGTGTCGAGGCGATCGCCGCCCTCAAGCGGCTGCAACCGGGCATCAGCGTGGTGATCACCACCGCCTTTGCCACCGTGGACACCGCGGTAGACGCCATGAAAAAGGGGGCCGACGACTTCATCACCAAACCCTTTAACCTGACCACCCTGATCACCACACTGCGACGGGTTCAGGCCCAGAAGCAACCGGCCATGGCTCTGGAGGATGAGGACGCCAACAAGGTGTTCTCCGCCCTGTCCAACCCCATGCGCCGGGCGGTGCTGCAACAGCTTGCCCGACATAAGAAACTGCGCTTTATGGATCTCTGCCGTCTGGCCGGAGTAGAAAACCACACTCAGTTCAACTTCCACCTTCGCCAGCTCAGGCAGAGTGGCCTGGTCGAGCAAAATGCGAGCAAGGTCTATTTTCTGACAACACAGGGGCAACAAATGGTGGCCCTGCTCAGCTCCTCGTCCGATTAA
- a CDS encoding SLAC1 anion channel family protein: MNQQAQLSHSSKLAYFPISFFAMIMGMSGLTLAWEKAHHVLGAPEWVGQVLLGMTLCLFTVISGSYLMKLVTQRQAVQAELEHPVKLSFFPTISISLLLLSAALLPVSRPLSLLLWAIGTAVHLLFTLYVLTQWIHHPKFQIAHSTPAWFIPIVGNVIVPIAGVEHGFMEISWFFFSIGILFWVILKALILNRVIFHDPLPEKLLPTLFIFIAPPAVGFVSYTKLTGGLDPMGQILFNVAMFLVLLLVTQFPRFSKIRFYISWWAYSFPLAAASVASQVMYTATGNEIFGYLAYALLALVTGVILLLLVRTLKAVLNDEICQPEG, translated from the coding sequence ATGAATCAGCAAGCGCAGTTGAGCCACTCCTCCAAGCTGGCCTACTTTCCCATCTCCTTCTTCGCCATGATCATGGGGATGAGCGGCCTGACCCTGGCCTGGGAGAAGGCTCACCATGTTCTGGGGGCCCCTGAATGGGTGGGTCAGGTCCTGCTGGGCATGACCCTGTGCCTGTTCACCGTCATCTCCGGCAGCTACCTGATGAAGCTCGTCACCCAGCGCCAGGCTGTACAGGCAGAGCTGGAACACCCGGTGAAACTGAGCTTTTTCCCCACCATCTCCATCAGCCTGTTGCTGCTCAGTGCCGCGCTGCTGCCGGTCTCCAGGCCTTTGTCTCTGCTGTTGTGGGCCATAGGCACCGCTGTGCATCTGTTGTTCACCCTCTATGTGCTGACTCAGTGGATTCACCACCCCAAGTTCCAGATTGCCCACAGCACACCGGCCTGGTTTATCCCCATCGTCGGTAACGTCATCGTGCCCATCGCCGGTGTCGAGCACGGCTTCATGGAGATCAGCTGGTTCTTCTTCTCCATCGGCATCCTGTTTTGGGTCATCCTCAAGGCACTGATCCTCAATCGGGTGATCTTCCACGACCCCTTGCCAGAGAAGTTGTTGCCCACCCTATTCATCTTCATTGCCCCACCCGCCGTGGGCTTTGTCTCCTACACCAAACTCACCGGTGGCCTGGATCCCATGGGGCAGATCCTGTTTAACGTGGCCATGTTCCTGGTGTTGCTGCTGGTCACCCAGTTCCCCCGCTTCTCCAAGATCCGCTTCTACATCAGCTGGTGGGCCTACTCCTTCCCCCTGGCCGCGGCCTCGGTCGCCTCTCAGGTGATGTATACCGCCACAGGCAATGAGATCTTCGGCTACCTGGCCTACGCCTTGCTGGCCCTGGTGACCGGAGTGATTCTGCTGCTGCTTGTTCGCACCCTGAAGGCGGTGCTCAATGACGAGATCTGCCAGCCAGAAGGGTAG